From the genome of candidate division TA06 bacterium:
CCGGCAATATAATAGAAATAAAGATACACTATTGCGCCACGCAGGGCCCCCGCCGTCAAAGCATTGAACAGGCTTTTCGCATAATTATTGGAAACCAAGAAATATATCTCCAGAATAAAACCGGTAACGAGCATATAAGGCCACCACAGCGGATTTATTCCCGTGCTTATAATTTGGGCAAACAGGCCATTTCCGAAGATCAGCAGGGTTGTTGTTCCAGTTTTGGGTATTAATCTGATCCCGATAATCAGAATGCAGGTATAGGGTATTGAAAATGCGAACGAATGGATGAAAGGCAGCTTGCTTAACCCCAATTTAAAAGGCAAAATTGCCGCATATAAAAGACAGATAAACAGGGAAATGGTCACCAGATCCGTAGTAGTAAAAAATTGAAATAACCTTCTATAAAACCCAAAATAAATAATTATCATTAAAAGAAAAGCTATAAGAAAAAAGGACAAAACAAAAAGCGCCATTGGTGAATTCCTTCTACTTTTGCCGCTTCGACTACAGGGCAACCAAAACGCCGGCAATTAAAGTAACGTTAAAATGCCCAAAGCCATGAAATCGGGATGAGAAAATTTTAACTGCCGCACCGGAATTCTTCTCCCGGAATAACCCCTGACCTCGGCGGCCAGCGCCAATTGTCTGGCATTTCTTAAAGTATTGATTATCAGGGGCGTCATAAGGTGACGAAACGCTTTTATTGCGCCATTTACGCCTGCCGGCTGCAAGCCGCGCAACCTCTGAGCCAGGAGTATTCTTTTAGCTTCATAAATTAACTCCGGCAAAAAGCGAAATGTTACCAGCAGCATAAAAGAGAATCTTTCCGGCATTTTAAATTTTGTAAGCCCTAAAACAAGGTCTGATGGATGGGTGGTCATAACCGTCAAAGTGCCACAGCTTACCGCCGACAGAATCCTTAAGGACTGGATTAATCCATAGGCTATCCCTTCGCGGTAGATATTAATCCCTCCGGTTAATTTTCCCAAGAAGGGGAATTCCTTCGGCAAAATCGTAAGCAAAATGGTCTTCGGCTCAAAATAATAGAATACCGCCTGTGAAAATATTGTGCCGGCAATAATAGTTATTATTGTGAACAACAAAACCTTGAATTTACCCAACGGGGGGCGAACGGCAAGCCAGACGATTGCGGTCGATAAAAATAGCAGTCCTAAAACCAAGGGAATATTATTCATGACAATAAGAACCGATATGACCATGGTCCATATTATCTTGATCCTTGGATCTAAAAGATGCAAAATTGTTTTATTTTCATAATATCTGATCATCTGCGATTTTGCCTCGGTCAAGTTGAATTACCCTATGGGCGTATCTTTGTACCACCTTCTTGTTATGGGTGGAAAATATTACCGTCTTTCCCTCAAAGTTTAAGTTTTTCACCGACTCCATTATTTTTATCCAGTTCTTTTCATCCAGCCCGGTAGTCGGCTCATCCAAAATAATCGTCTCGGGATTCATGGCCAAAATTGCCCCCAGGGCCAGGCGCTGTCTTTCCCCCCGGGATAGCGTTTGGGGATGTCGGGCTCTATGATTTGTCAAGGCTAAAGACGTTAAGATATCGTCAACATCTATTTTCTTCTTCAGATTATTGGGGCCGAAGCATATCTCCTCTTCCACCGAATTGGCAAACAACTGCTCATCCGGATTTTGGAATAGATAGCCGATTTTGGGGACGATGTTCTTAAAATCCGGATTAAATTTTATTTTTCCATCGCTGGGCTTGCGCAAACCGAGCAAAATTTTAAACAATGTCGTTTTGCCGCTGCCGTTCGCGCCGGTAACCGCTATTAGGTCCCCCTTTCTAACGCTTAAGTTTATTCCCTTCAAAGCCTCAGATTCATCCTCATATCTGAAAAAGAGATTCTCCAATTCTATCATTGCTTTGCCGTCAGCCGGGCGTCTTTTGGCGCCGGGGCGAAAATCCGGAAAATCGCCGGCTTTCGGGTTAGCGATAATCCTGCCGTTCTCCAGATAAATTATCCGGTCGACCTGGCTTTCCATTTCTTCCGTCCTGTGCTCCACCAGCACAATCGTACAGCCGCTGCCCTTTAATATTTTCAATATATCAATGAACTCTTTTCTCCCCTCCTCATCAAGGTCGGAGGTCGGCTCATCCATAAGAAATATCTTCGGCGCCATTGCATATACGCCGGCTATGGCCAATCTCTTCCTTTGCCCGCCGGACAGCTTGCATACTTCTTTGCCCCCGTCCCCTTCCAGCCCCATTTTTATCAACGCCGCTTGGGTTCTTTTCTCCGTCACCTCCCTGGAAAAGCATAGATTCTCACAGCCAAAGGCGGCATCCTCCCACACCCGGGGCATAAAAATCTGATTGCCGGGGTTCTGAAATACGGTTCCCACCCGATGCGATAGCTCTTTTACCGTCGCCCTTTGGGGATCAAGGCCGTCAATTTCGATATGGCCCTTTAATTCTCCCCCTAATACATGGGGGATTATGCCGTTCAATGCATAAAGAAGGGTCGACTTGCCGGAGCCCGAGGATCCGCAGATGAGAGCAATTTCGCCCTCCATGATTTTTAGATCTATATCTTCTAACGCCGGTTTTTCTTGGCCGTGATAGCGATAGGTTAATTTTTTTAGTTCAATCATCTTGCCTTCTAATGTTGTTGATATGAAGGTCAACGATACCGGCATAATCGCATCGGGAATGAGCCGCCCATTCTACATTCTTTAAATGTCTTTTTGCCAAATCCGCCGCTTTCTCGACCTCCGGGCCGGTGGCTTCGCGGAAAGGAGCTCCCGCCACCCGGCAATAGCCGATGACCCTATAAGGAATATTTTCATCGACCGATGCAATGAAGGAGGCTATGCGTTCGATCTCGTCAAGGTCAATGTAATTAGGAATATAAACGCTGGATGAAGAAAGAGAAATCCCGTTCCGATGAAGCTGGCGGATATTGTCTAATGATCTCCGATTTGATTTAGAGGTATATTCTCTATGGATGCTGTCGGTATAAGCCTTGATGCTGATGGAGACGTGTTCCAGCCCTTCGGTATCGGGAAGAATATACCCGTTGGTCAAAAGCCTCACCTCACAGCCGAACTCGTCATGCAGAACCTTCGGCAGCATTTTGAACTCCTCATTCGGTTTGGGATCGCCGCTTAGAATGGAAACCCTTTGGGGGTTCGCCGGCTTTAATATCTCTATTACCTGGGAAAGATTCAGAAACTTCATCGCCCGGTAATCCACCCTTCCGTAGATTTGTTTCCAATAGCATCCCCGGCATCTAAAATTGCAGCCGATGAAATATAGGCTGCATGAACCCGCTTTTTTATTGTGGGTTATGCGATGGATGTTCATTTTAAAATTTTCTCGTTATCCCCATGTGAATCCCCCATATCCGGCCCGGCGATTTGTAGTATTGATAATATTCCTCGGCAAAAATGTTATCGACGGTGAAAGAAACTTCAGGGGTAAAGCCCGCAAATTCCAGGCGGTACGAAATCTTTGCATCCACTACAAGAAACGGATCGCTTCCGCCGTAAACGCCTGATGCAACATCCGAATTATCATCCTCGCTGTAGGTCTTGCCGGTATATCTTCCGACAACCCCGGCCTCCAGTCCCCTTCTGCAGTATTCCAGCCCCAAATTGTAGGTCGTTTCAGGTATGTTGGTCAGCTTTTTACCCTCTGATGTTTTTACCGCGGGATTTTTTAACACCTTCGTCGCCATTGCCGTGGCATTGGCAAATGCCGTCAGCCCCTCTGAAAAATTGGTCCTTATTTCCAATTCCACCCCCTCGCTTTTTGCCTTGGCAATATTTTGCTTCTGGGCGATTTCACCATAGTGGGTGGAATCGCCATAATGATCCCAGCCGTATTTTTTAACTTCGGATTCGCTGTATTTTTTGGAATAGATATAGTCATTCATCCGGTTATGAAAATAAGCCATTTTAATGGAGGTTTTATCAGCGAACAATCGTTCCATGCCGATCTCGCCGGAAACAACCTTTTCCGGATATAAATCGGGATTGGGTAAAAATGTCTTTCGCTGGCCTGCAGAAATATATTCCCAGCCGGAATACATTTCGTAAGAGGTCGGCCCGCGAAATGCCTGGCCTATTGAGAAACGAACTCTCATATCTTCCTCGATTTTATAAATCACGGCCACTTTTGGGCTAAAATAGTTAATATCACGCCTTCCAAAAGCATATGCCGTAGAATCGCCGTTTTTTATGATAAAATTGTAGCCGTCAGAAGCAGACCATCTGTCGTACCGGCCGGCCAGATAAATAATGAGCGGCTCAAAAAAACTTATTTCATCCTGCAGATATACTCCCCGGATGGATGTTTTTCCCGTTTGTTCCTCGGTACGGTCGGTTTTAGTGTTTTTGTCTTTCCAGTCGCTAAGATTGTATTTCGTTCCCTCATTTTTGCTGTCTTTTAGTTCCAGTCCGAGGGTTAACCTTTGTTTCAGAGGAATCGTTTTGCTGGCCGATAATTCCCCGTTTATTTTTTCACCCCGGCTTGGGCAAATGTAAGCATTGGTCGGTGACGGCTGCACCCACCAATAATCGTTTTTGTCATAACCGAAAGAACCCTTTAGACAAATGCCGCTGATTTTTGTATCGCCGGATAGATTTATCAGATCAATAGTATTGCCTCCGTAGCTGCTTTCAAAATCTGTCTCGGAAATGCCCCTGATAATCTTCCAGGTTTTATCTTCGCCATCGTAGAAGAAGATATCGCCGCTGTCAACCCCGCTTCCCAGACTGTCCTTCAGACGACTCTTTCCGTTTTTATAGCCGTATTCATAATTGGTGCGGGTATAGGTCATTTGAACTCCGGATACCGGGGAAAATTCGTATCCCAGCTTCCCGTTGCAGGAAATATCACGATAGTAATTTTCGCCGGCATCGCCAAGAATAAATCTTTCGCTGCCCTTTTTGTCGGTGGTTTCTTCCCAACCGGTCGCTTCGGTTCCGACTACAGGTTTTACGGTTTGGGCGGCGGCGCTTTTTACCGTGAGGTTGCTCCGGTACCCGTCGGTCCGTCTTTTTCGTGCCGAAACGGAATAGAGCCAACCCTTTAATTTACCGGAGCCCAGCATCTCGTAATTGTGAGTGTTAAATGATTCAATTCCGGTTTTCAACTTAAGTACCAATTTTCCCTTCGGCCTTCTGGTGATGACATTCACCACTCCTCCCATCGCCCCTTCGCCGTATAAGGACGAGAAGGGTCCCTTTGCCACCTCTATCCTTTCCACCAATTCCAGCGGAAACCTTCTCCAGACATCTTCCATGACCGGTTGTCCGTCGATCAAAATAAGGTTCCGATCAGTGCCGCTCAGTCCGCGGATATTGATGGAAGGCATAATATCGGCAAATCCTTTTCGCTTTCGGGCATAAACGCCCGGTGTCAACCTTACCGCTTCATCCACGTCTTTTACATTTTTCTTTTCCAGTTCATCCGCACCGATCACATTTATACTCCCCGGTGCATCCAGGATCGGCACCTCTCCCCTGGTGGCGGTTACTACAATTCCTTCCAATATTATCATCGGCGGATGCGGTTCCTGGGCCGAAAGAATAAGACCGGGCCAAAATAGTATCAGGGCACCGCCGAAAGACATTAAAAAATTTTTTTCTGTCATTTCCTCTCCTTTTTATTTCCACTTTGCCTCTCCCGGCACAAATTTAATCGTGCTACGATTGTTAAAATTATAGCACGATTTATAAACAAATGTCAAGTAAAAAAGCAAGCCGTATTATATTTCTGGGAACTACCGGAATGCTTTCATACCGGCGACGCTAATTGAATAAAATCGTGCTACGATTGTTAAAATTATAGCACGAT
Proteins encoded in this window:
- a CDS encoding energy-coupling factor transporter transmembrane protein EcfT, which encodes MIRYYENKTILHLLDPRIKIIWTMVISVLIVMNNIPLVLGLLFLSTAIVWLAVRPPLGKFKVLLFTIITIIAGTIFSQAVFYYFEPKTILLTILPKEFPFLGKLTGGINIYREGIAYGLIQSLRILSAVSCGTLTVMTTHPSDLVLGLTKFKMPERFSFMLLVTFRFLPELIYEAKRILLAQRLRGLQPAGVNGAIKAFRHLMTPLIINTLRNARQLALAAEVRGYSGRRIPVRQLKFSHPDFMALGILTLL
- a CDS encoding energy-coupling factor ABC transporter ATP-binding protein; this translates as MIELKKLTYRYHGQEKPALEDIDLKIMEGEIALICGSSGSGKSTLLYALNGIIPHVLGGELKGHIEIDGLDPQRATVKELSHRVGTVFQNPGNQIFMPRVWEDAAFGCENLCFSREVTEKRTQAALIKMGLEGDGGKEVCKLSGGQRKRLAIAGVYAMAPKIFLMDEPTSDLDEEGRKEFIDILKILKGSGCTIVLVEHRTEEMESQVDRIIYLENGRIIANPKAGDFPDFRPGAKRRPADGKAMIELENLFFRYEDESEALKGINLSVRKGDLIAVTGANGSGKTTLFKILLGLRKPSDGKIKFNPDFKNIVPKIGYLFQNPDEQLFANSVEEEICFGPNNLKKKIDVDDILTSLALTNHRARHPQTLSRGERQRLALGAILAMNPETIILDEPTTGLDEKNWIKIMESVKNLNFEGKTVIFSTHNKKVVQRYAHRVIQLDRGKIADDQIL
- a CDS encoding radical SAM protein codes for the protein MNIHRITHNKKAGSCSLYFIGCNFRCRGCYWKQIYGRVDYRAMKFLNLSQVIEILKPANPQRVSILSGDPKPNEEFKMLPKVLHDEFGCEVRLLTNGYILPDTEGLEHVSISIKAYTDSIHREYTSKSNRRSLDNIRQLHRNGISLSSSSVYIPNYIDLDEIERIASFIASVDENIPYRVIGYCRVAGAPFREATGPEVEKAADLAKRHLKNVEWAAHSRCDYAGIVDLHINNIRRQDD
- a CDS encoding TonB-dependent receptor produces the protein MTEKNFLMSFGGALILFWPGLILSAQEPHPPMIILEGIVVTATRGEVPILDAPGSINVIGADELEKKNVKDVDEAVRLTPGVYARKRKGFADIMPSINIRGLSGTDRNLILIDGQPVMEDVWRRFPLELVERIEVAKGPFSSLYGEGAMGGVVNVITRRPKGKLVLKLKTGIESFNTHNYEMLGSGKLKGWLYSVSARKRRTDGYRSNLTVKSAAAQTVKPVVGTEATGWEETTDKKGSERFILGDAGENYYRDISCNGKLGYEFSPVSGVQMTYTRTNYEYGYKNGKSRLKDSLGSGVDSGDIFFYDGEDKTWKIIRGISETDFESSYGGNTIDLINLSGDTKISGICLKGSFGYDKNDYWWVQPSPTNAYICPSRGEKINGELSASKTIPLKQRLTLGLELKDSKNEGTKYNLSDWKDKNTKTDRTEEQTGKTSIRGVYLQDEISFFEPLIIYLAGRYDRWSASDGYNFIIKNGDSTAYAFGRRDINYFSPKVAVIYKIEEDMRVRFSIGQAFRGPTSYEMYSGWEYISAGQRKTFLPNPDLYPEKVVSGEIGMERLFADKTSIKMAYFHNRMNDYIYSKKYSESEVKKYGWDHYGDSTHYGEIAQKQNIAKAKSEGVELEIRTNFSEGLTAFANATAMATKVLKNPAVKTSEGKKLTNIPETTYNLGLEYCRRGLEAGVVGRYTGKTYSEDDNSDVASGVYGGSDPFLVVDAKISYRLEFAGFTPEVSFTVDNIFAEEYYQYYKSPGRIWGIHMGITRKF